The Epinephelus lanceolatus isolate andai-2023 chromosome 14, ASM4190304v1, whole genome shotgun sequence genome has a window encoding:
- the LOC117251813 gene encoding trace amine-associated receptor 9-like, with product MEEDELCFPQVNTSCRKTSRPHLEATVTLSVLSCITLLTMVLNLLVITSISHFRQLHTTTNLLLLSLAVADFLVGFLQMPADILLYRGCWVLGDLICAITYFIGYISVCVSVGNMVLISVDRYIAICDPMFYSTKVTVKRVQCCICLCWIFSAVHSSWMLRDLLKQPGRYNSCYGECVIVVNYIDGAVDLVVTFFAPILVIIVLYMRVFVVAVTQARAMRSHITAVTAQRSKKITAKKSEMKAVRTLGVVVVVFLVCFSPYYCFTIAAENNLVAVTTAASQIWLMYFNSCLNPVIYAFFYPWFRKAIKHTVTLQILKPGSSEANIV from the exons ATGGAGGAGGATGAACTCTGCTTTCCCCAGGTCAACACCTCCTGCAGGAAGACAAGTCGCCCTCACTTGGAGGCCACAGTCACTCTCAGTGTGCTGTCCTGCATCACTCTGCTCACTATGGTTCTTAACCTGCTGGTCATCACCTCTATCTCCCACTTCAG GCAGCTCCACACCACCACCAACCTTCTCCTACTCTCTCTGGCTGTTGCTGACTTCCTTGTGGGTTTCTTGCAGATGCCAGCTGATATCCTCCTCTATCGAGGTTGTTGGGTTTTGGGAGATTTAATATGTGCCATAACCTACTTTATAGGTTatatctctgtctgtgtttcagtaGGAAACATGGTTCTCATATCAGTTGACCGCTACATTGCTATTTGTGACCCCATGTTTTACTCCACCAAAGTCACTGTGAAAAGAGTTCAATGCTGCATTTGTCTGTGTTGGATATTTTCTGCTGTTCACAGCAGTTGGATGCTGAGGGATTTATTGAAACAGCCAGGCAGGTATAACTCCTGTTATGGAGAGTGTGTAATTGTAGTTAATTATATTGATGGAGCTGTTGACCTTGTTGTGACCTTTTTTGCTCCCATTCTTGTCATCATAGTTTTGTATATGAGAGTGTTTGTAGTAGCTGTGACTCAGGCTCGTGCCATGCGCTCCCACATTACAGCTGTCACAGCACAACGTTCAAAGAAAATAACTGCTAAGAAATCTGAGATGAAAGCAGTCAGAACTCTTGGTgttgttgtagttgtgtttctTGTGTGCTTCTCTCCTTATTATTGTTTCACCATTGCAGCTGAGAACAACTTGGTAGCAGTGACAACTGCAGCCAGTCAGATTTGGCTAATGTACTTTAATTCCTGTCTAAACCCTGTGATCTATGCCTTTTTCTACCCCTGGTTCAGGAAAGCTAttaaacacactgtaacacttCAGATACTGAAGCCTGGCTCCTCTGAGGCTAACATAGTGTAG